A single region of the Anaerococcus urinomassiliensis genome encodes:
- a CDS encoding GAF domain-containing protein, whose product MTFTLKGMDKMDDKARMSEFLNFVKIQVDDEKDPLALMSNISAFIMSCTRKLNWAGFYLLKDGQLVLGPFQGLPACTRLSLDKGVCAKAFNDKKITKVDDVHEFADHIACDSASESELVIPLFRDGKVYGVLDLDSPEKNRFTDLEVKTFDQLARLIEKFL is encoded by the coding sequence ATGACTTTTACCTTAAAAGGCATGGACAAGATGGATGATAAAGCTCGCATGTCCGAGTTTTTAAATTTTGTCAAAATACAAGTAGACGATGAGAAGGATCCACTGGCACTTATGAGCAATATTTCTGCCTTTATTATGTCTTGTACTAGAAAGCTCAATTGGGCAGGCTTTTATTTGCTCAAAGATGGACAGTTGGTCTTAGGACCTTTTCAAGGATTGCCTGCTTGCACTAGGCTAAGCTTAGATAAGGGAGTGTGTGCCAAGGCCTTTAATGACAAGAAAATCACAAAAGTTGATGATGTCCACGAATTTGCTGACCACATAGCTTGTGATAGTGCATCAGAAAGCGAACTTGTTATACCCTTATTTAGAGATGGCAAAGTATATGGAGTCCTAGACTTAGATAGTCCAGAAAAGAATCGATTCACTGACTTGGAAGTTAAAACTTTTGATCAGCTAGCTAGGTTAATAGAAAAATTTTTATAG
- the brnQ gene encoding branched-chain amino acid transport system II carrier protein, whose translation MKKTLNFKQTLLIGSLLFGLFFGAGNLIFPLKMGQDAGYNIGPVTLGFLLSGVGLPILGVVAAAMSDSQSLFDIARPGGKKFAYFFTILLYLTIGPGFAIPRTSTVSYEVSFASFPINQRLGLFIFSLIFFALALHFALNKGKLIDTIGKYLTPMFLVLLGILVLLGIFKPMGPIGAIKPTDNYVSAPFLKGVIDGYNTLDAPASLAFAVIIIGVIKSFGLKDPQNIAKQTLKAGTICLLAMGLVYVSLALLGAASTNIMEPVANGAIILANISKYYLGAVGHILLSLIVIVACLKTSIGLISACSEMFSEMLSFDISYEKYCYIFAIISFAIANLGLETIISLSLPVLLFLYPLSIVLIILSMLSVKIGKNEIVYKWTIIFTGFAAFFDLLKASPFSKTDLVVNILKFPENFLPGFDLGFAWIIPAAIGFAIGTIIDKTNKNSKISKTTGE comes from the coding sequence ATGAAAAAAACTTTAAATTTTAAACAAACCCTACTTATAGGATCGCTTTTATTTGGCTTATTCTTTGGGGCAGGGAACTTGATATTCCCACTAAAAATGGGCCAAGATGCTGGTTATAATATAGGACCTGTCACTTTGGGATTCTTACTATCTGGTGTTGGACTTCCAATACTTGGAGTTGTGGCTGCAGCTATGTCTGATAGTCAGTCACTATTTGATATAGCAAGACCAGGTGGAAAGAAATTTGCATATTTTTTCACAATATTGCTATATTTAACCATAGGGCCAGGATTTGCAATACCACGTACATCTACAGTTTCCTATGAAGTATCATTTGCATCATTTCCCATAAATCAAAGATTGGGATTATTTATATTTTCATTGATATTTTTTGCCCTAGCCTTGCACTTTGCCCTAAATAAAGGGAAATTAATTGATACTATTGGCAAATATCTGACACCTATGTTTTTAGTATTGTTGGGAATACTAGTTTTACTGGGGATATTTAAGCCGATGGGGCCAATTGGTGCAATCAAACCAACTGATAATTATGTTAGTGCACCTTTTTTGAAGGGCGTGATTGATGGCTATAACACTTTAGACGCTCCGGCTTCCCTTGCCTTTGCTGTTATAATAATAGGAGTTATCAAATCTTTTGGCCTAAAAGATCCACAAAATATAGCTAAGCAAACACTAAAGGCAGGAACCATATGTTTATTGGCTATGGGACTTGTTTATGTGTCCTTGGCCTTGCTTGGAGCTGCTTCAACTAATATCATGGAACCTGTTGCCAATGGAGCGATAATTCTTGCGAATATAAGTAAGTACTATCTAGGAGCTGTGGGCCATATCCTACTTTCTCTAATTGTTATAGTTGCTTGCCTAAAGACATCAATAGGACTTATATCAGCCTGCTCTGAAATGTTTAGTGAAATGTTAAGCTTTGATATATCCTATGAAAAATACTGCTACATATTTGCAATAATCTCTTTTGCTATTGCAAATCTTGGCCTTGAAACGATAATAAGCTTATCACTTCCAGTCTTGCTATTTTTGTATCCTTTGTCTATAGTTTTGATAATTCTATCAATGCTATCAGTAAAAATAGGCAAAAACGAAATAGTTTATAAATGGACAATAATTTTTACGGGCTTTGCTGCTTTTTTTGACTTGCTAAAGGCAAGCCCATTTTCAAAAACAGATTTAGTAGTAAATATACTAAAGTTTCCAGAAAATTTTCTGCCTGGATTTGACCTAGGATTTGCCTGGATAATACCAGCAGCTATAGGCTTTGCTATAGGAACAATTATTGATAAAACAAATAAAAATAGTAAGATAAGTAAGACCACTGGCGAGTAA